The nucleotide window GATTTATATGCAGGAGATTTCAAAGGATTAACTGATAAAATCGATTATTTGTCAGATTTAGGGATAAACACAATCTGGTTATTACCAGTTTTGGATTCACCTCTAATGGATCAAGGATTTGACATCAAAGATTACTATAAAATAAGAAAAGATCTTGGAAGCAATGAAGATTTCAAATTATTTCTTGATAAAGCCCATGAAAAAGAAATAAGGGTAATATTTGATATAGCTATTAATCACACATCAAATGAACATCCGTGGTTTAAATCATCTAGGAGTTCAAAAAATTCTCCATATAGAGATTATTATATCTGGAATGAAAATACTGATAAATATAAAGAAGCAAGATTATTATTTAAGGGAATGGTTAATAGCAATTGGGAATATAATGAAGAAACAAAAGATTATTATTTTCATAGATTTTATCCTTTTCAACCAGATTTAAACTATAAAAATCCACAAGTACTAATTGAAATGATAAAAATATTAGTATTCTGGAAAAAAATGGGAATAGATGGTTTTAGAATGGATGCAGCCCCATTTTTATGGAAAGAAGAAGGATCAAATTGTGAAAATTTACCTCAAACACATACAATATTAAAAATTTTTAGAAATTCATTAGATTATTTAGAAAAAGGTACAATATTAGTTGCAGAAGCTAATTTGAAACCAAGGGATGTAGTAAAATATTTTGGTAATGGGGATGAATGTCATGCGGGATATCATTTTCCATTAATGCCAAAGATTTTTCTTACATTAGCTGAAAAAAATTATATGCATGTTTTTGAAGCTTTAAAGGTAGAAAACACGCCAAATATTCCTGAAAGTTGCAGATGGTTTACGTTCTTAAGGTGTCACGATGAGTTAACTCTTGAATTTGTAACAAAAGAAGAAAGAGAAAAGATGAATAAATATTATTTAAAAAATAGACTCTGGATATTTAGAGAGGGTGAAGGAATTTCAGGAAGATTATATGAATTGTTAGATAGAGACATAAGAAAAGTATTATTATCATTTTCGATATTGTTTACAACAGAGGGTTCTCCTATTATTTATTATGGAGATGAGATAGCTTTAGAAAATGACCATGATTTTTACAATAAAATGGTTGAAAAAACAGGTTTTAAAGACTCAAGATTTTTAAATAGAGGTCCTATTAATTGGGATGAAATTGAAAAAAAATTAAAAAACAAAAGTTCAAAAGAATATATAGTATTTAATACAGTAAAGAATATGTTGAAAATTAGGAAAGAAAACATAGAGTTTTTTGAACAAAAAGGTGAAGTTGTGCCTGTAAAAGATAGAAATATTTTTGTAGTAAAAAAGAGATTAAAAAATAGAATGTTGTTGGCCTTTCATAATTTATCTGAGGAAAATAAGAGTATTGAATTGAAAAATGAAGGTTTTGAATTATTTAGTAAAGAAAAAATCTTAAAAATCAAATTGAAACCTTATGAATATTCATGGATAATTTTTAAAGACTAAAAAACTTGTGCAAATCGCACAAGTTTTTTTAATCAAAAATTACTATAAATTTTTAAAAATCGATGCTATAATAATTTGTAAGATGTTTTTAGGCAAATAGTTTTTAAAAAAATAGTTTTTTGTTGGAGGATAAAATGGATTTAAAATTAGTGAATAGAAAATCAATAAATGAAAATACAATTATTGATTTAGAAGATGTAAAAATAGGACAAGATTATTTTCCGATAATAGCAGGACCTTGTTCAGTTGAAAATAAAGAAATAATAGAGGAAACAGCACATTTTCTTTCCGAATTAAATGTAAAAATAATGCGTGGGGGAGTTTTTAAACCGCGAACTTCTCCAT belongs to Marinitoga sp. 1197 and includes:
- a CDS encoding alpha-amylase family glycosyl hydrolase translates to MLKHIEKLWYDVYPKSTENKLKELIEYLKSEKQLFSEKELDSEWYKKAVIYSLYVDLYAGDFKGLTDKIDYLSDLGINTIWLLPVLDSPLMDQGFDIKDYYKIRKDLGSNEDFKLFLDKAHEKEIRVIFDIAINHTSNEHPWFKSSRSSKNSPYRDYYIWNENTDKYKEARLLFKGMVNSNWEYNEETKDYYFHRFYPFQPDLNYKNPQVLIEMIKILVFWKKMGIDGFRMDAAPFLWKEEGSNCENLPQTHTILKIFRNSLDYLEKGTILVAEANLKPRDVVKYFGNGDECHAGYHFPLMPKIFLTLAEKNYMHVFEALKVENTPNIPESCRWFTFLRCHDELTLEFVTKEEREKMNKYYLKNRLWIFREGEGISGRLYELLDRDIRKVLLSFSILFTTEGSPIIYYGDEIALENDHDFYNKMVEKTGFKDSRFLNRGPINWDEIEKKLKNKSSKEYIVFNTVKNMLKIRKENIEFFEQKGEVVPVKDRNIFVVKKRLKNRMLLAFHNLSEENKSIELKNEGFELFSKEKILKIKLKPYEYSWIIFKD